The DNA window GAAACCTTCCTCGGTGAAGGTGTTCCAGTGATAGCGTCCGCGCAGATAAGCCTCGAACGCCGCCGGGTCGTTGGTGCCGCGCTTGTTCAATTGACGACGCTCTTCGCCCGTCAAACGCGGCACGAGCACTTTGGCGACTTGCGCGGTGACGGCGTCTTCGAGACTGAGCACGTCGGTGAAGCGTTCGTCGAATTGTTGCGCCCAGGCGCTCGCGCCCTGCCGCACATCGAGCAATTGCAATGACACGCGCATGCGGTCGCCCGTGCGCTTGATACGCCCGTCGAGCACGAAATCAACCTTGAGTTCGCGCCCGGCGGCCAGCGGGTCAGCGGTATCGTCGCCATAGCGCAAGACGGAACTGGTCGGACGCACGGCCAAGCTGCGCACATTGCTCAAGCGTGTGATCAGGGCATCGGCAAAGCCCACGCTCAGATATTTCTCGCCCGTGTCTTCCTGCACCGGGAAGGCCAGCAACTTGAGCGGCAGAATGGCAATGCTCGTCGTCCCGCTGGCTTGCTCGCGCGGCGCGGGCAACGGCCTCGTCGCTCTGGGGTCGGGGATGTAAACCGGCGCGGAAATCGGGCGGCCATCCAGATGCCGCGCGATGTCTTCGCGCAATTCGGCGGCGGATTGATAGCGCTGGCGCGGGTCTTTTCTGAGCGCCTTGAGCACAATCCGGTCAAGGTTGCCCGCCAATTCGCGCTGCAACGTTTCGAGATCAGCGCCGCGCGCGTGATAAATCGCGTCGAGCGTCAGCGCGCCCGGCAGCGTTAGATGATCGGCGCGCGTGAGGCTGGCGCTCGGCAGTTCCGGCTCTTCTTCGCAAACGACGCGCGCAATCTCGTGCATCGCGCGGCTGCGCAAGCGCAACGGACGCTGGCCGGTCAGCAGTTCGTAAAGCACCGTGCCCAGACTGTAAACATCACTGGTCGGTTTGGCGCGTTCGCCGCGCACCTGTTCGGGGCTGGCGTATTCGGGCGTCATCATACGCAGCGCCGTCCCGGTGACATCAATCGTGTCGGCGGCCAATTCTGGTTGCAGCAGTTTGGCAATACCGAAATCGAGCAGCCGGGGCGCGCCGTCCGCCGTGACGAGAATGTTCGACGGTTTGATGTCCCGATGGACGACCAGATTTTGATGCGCGAACTGCACCGCCTCGCAGATGAGTTGGAACAAGCGCAGCCGCTCCGCGATGACCAGTTGGCACACGTCTCAATGCCGGTAAAGCGGCTGCCCTTCGATGTGTTCCATCACGAAGTAAGGCAGCCCGTCCGCAGTCGTGCCGCCGTCGAGCAAGCGCGCGATGTGCGGATGATCAAGCGAGGCCAGAATCTGCCGCTCGCGGCGAAAGCGGCGCAGGATAAAATCCGAATCCATCCCACGTTTGATGAGTTTGACCGCCACCTGTTTGCGAAACTCATTGTCGGCACGCGCACCCAGATAAACCGCGCCCATACCGCCGCGCCCGATTTCGCGCACCAGCCGGTATGCGCCCACGCGCCGCCCGATCAAGGGATCATCGGTCAAAAGCTCTGTCTCAACGGATTCACCGGCTTGCGTATGCCGCAGCAGCAGCGTGTCCACGGCGGTGCGCAAGGGATCATCCTCCGCGCCGAGCAGCACGAGATCGGTCTCGCGCTGATCGGCGGGAAGATCGCTTTCTCCCTGACAAATGTTTTCGCTTGGTTGCCAACGTCCAGTTGCCGTCACTGCTTTGCTCCTTGTCTGTCTGTGATTGAAAAGCCGCTTAGCTTTCCGTGTGCGCGACTCCCAGCAGGTCACTGCCCGACGGCGCAAAGCCGTCCGCTGCCGGATGCTCCGTTGCCTGCTCCGGCGTCTCCCACTTCACGAGTTTGAGGTCGAGCACGAAGATGGCGTAAAGCACCGGCACCAGCAGCAAGGTCACGAACGTCGCGACGCTCAAGCCGCCGATTTGCGCGTAACACATCGGCTCCCACAGCGGGCCGCCGTGCGAAGCCAGCGGGAACAGCGCGATCACCGTTGCGCCGACCGTAATCAAGACCGGACGCAAGCGCATGATCCCCGCATCCAGCAAGGCTTCGCGCAGCGGCGCGCCGTGTTCGTGCGCCTCTTCGATAAAATCAAACAGCACGATGACGTGGCTGACGATGACGCCCACCAGACTCACGCAACCGAGGAAAGCCATAAAGCCAAACGGTGAACCCATCACCCACAATGCCGCCAGCGCACCCACCATTCCGAACGGAATCGCCGCGAAGACGATCAACGGTTTGACCGTGTGTTTGAATTGAAAGACCAACGCCAGGAAGATCGCCACGATGGAAATCATCAGCACGACCGTCAGGTCTTTGAAGCCTTTGATTTGGTCTTCCTGTTCGCCGCCGATTTCCATCTGGTAACCGGGCGGCGGTTTGGCCCCGAAGGCAGCCAGATTTTCTTTCACCGCCTTCATCACTTCCGACGGCAGGTGTCCGTCTTTGGGGAAGCAGGAAACCGTGATGGTGCGGAACTGATTGCGCCGCCGCAGTTTTTCGGTCTGCATCCCGTGCGCGATGGAGGAAACCTGCCCCAACGGCACCCGCGTCGTCCCTTGCGCCGCATAAACGTAAAGGTTGTTGAGGTCGGCCAGTTGCGCGCGCTCTTCCATACGCAACCGCGCCACAACCGGAATCTGCTTGTCGCCTTCGCGCAAGGTCGTCACCTTTTGACCGGTGATCGCCGTGGACGAGGCCGCCGCCACGTCATAGTTGGTGACGCCCGCCAAGTTCGCGCGGTCGGCATCGGTTTGCAGCTTGACCGTGAAACTCTCGTCGCCCCAGTCATCGCGCACGCGCGTGGCGAACGGCGTGGCCCGCAACAGCGCTTTGACCTGTTCGGCCTGTGCGCGCAAAGTTGCGATGTCTTCACCCGACAAGCGAATCTGCACCGGCAAGCCGACAGCCTTGCCCGATTCGAGTTGGCGCACATCCACACGCGCGCCCGCGACTTCGGCGTTGAGCGCTTTTTGCAACGGCGCGATCAGGTGTCCGGTGTCGTGTTTGTCTTTGACCTGGATGATAATCTGCGCGTAATTGAGTTGTTGCAGTTCCGGCGCGACGGAGAACCAGAAACGCGGGCCGCCGCCGCCGATAAAGGTCGTCAGCGATTTCAGCACGTCGCCTTCTTTGTGCTCTTCGCCGTATTCTTTGGTCACGCGGCGGATCACTTCTTCGGCACGATGCGCGGCCTCGTTCGTCGCGGTCAGCGGCGCGTCTTCGGGCAGCCAGACATCCACGTAAGACAGATAGGACAGGTCTTTCGGGAAGAACGACTGTTTGAGCTGGCTGCCAAAAAAGCCGCCGAGCACCAGAAACGCGAGCGCCCCGGCCAGGAACTTCCAGCGATGATTGATGGCCGCATTGCCGACGCGGTAGTAAAACGCCGCGAAGCCCTTGGTGCGGCGTTCGGCCAAACTCGGCTCCGCTTTCGGGCGCAGCAGGTAATAGCCCAGCAACGGAATGAAGGTCATCGAGACCAACCGCGAAGCCACCAGCGAGCAGGTCAGCACGACCGGCAGCGAATAAATGAATTCGCTGGTCGCGCCGCTCATCAACAGGAAGGGCAGATAGGCGACGATGTTCGTCACCGTGGCGTACATAATCGCCGAGGCCAGCTTCGTCGGCCCCAACCACGCCGAAATCACGGACGGTTGCCCATCAGCCAAGCCGCGTTTGATGGCATCGCCCGCCACGACCGGATCATCCACCAGCAAGCCCAGCGCGATGATGAGCGAAGCCACCGAGACCTGCTGCAAATCAATGCCCAGCGCGTGCATCAGCCCGAAGGTCATCAGCAGCGTGATCGGCATCGAGAGCGCCATCAACGCCGCCGAACGCCATTCCCAAAAACCAATCAACGAAACGATGACGACCAGGATGATCGCTTCGTAAAGGCTGTTCATGAACAAATCCAGATTCTCGCGCACCTGCAACGGTTGGTCGGACGTGCGCGCCATCACCAAATCGGCGGGCAGGCGTTTTTTCAAATCGGCGAGTGTCGCGTCTACACCCGCACCGAACTTGTCAATCTGTTCGCCCGAACGCATCTGCGCCGCCAGCGTGATCGCGCGCGTGCGCTGCCACTCACCCTTCGCATCGCGCCAGTTGTAGTAGTTCAAAAACGTCGGCGGGCTGTTGTACCCGCGCACCACATCCGCCAGATCGCGCAGGTACACCGGCGCGCCATTGGCTGACGTGCCCACGGCCACGTCGCCGATTTCCTTTTCGCTTTTGAATTCGCCGGTCGGATCAATCGAGAGGTTCTTGCCTTCGACTTCGAGCTGGCCGCCCGGCAAAGTGATGTTGCGCGCGTTCAGGATGTCGGGCAGTTTGCCGTTCTGTATGCCATAGGCCGCCAGCCGTTCCTGCGAGTAATAAAGAAAGACGCGCTCATCCAACAGCCCTGTGCGCGAGACTTTGGACACCGTGGGCAGTGTCTTCAGGCTCTTTTCGATCAAGTCGGTGAATTGATCGAGTTCGCGGTAGCTGTATTTGTCGCCCGCCACCGCCGCCAATTTAGTGCGCGTCTCTTGCGGATTGCGAATCACCGCCATCGGCCAGGCGTCAGGGTGGAATTCGGCAGCTTGCAAGCGCTCGTGCATAAAACGCGCGGAAGCTTGACGCAACGCGGCATCATCCACGCTGACCGCGCCATCCACGCCGATGAACCCGGCGCCTTCGAGCGGGCGCGCGTCGCTCAGCACGTGCTGCTCTTTCAGGTATTCGACAAACAGATCGCGATGCTTGCGCACCAGTTGCACGCTGTCGCTCGCGTCCCCGCTCGCGGCTTGCGGCAAACAAACGATCAGCGCGGCACGTTCGCCCGCGACTGAAGCTTGCGCGCGGGCTTGTTCCAGCGCCGGTTGAATTGCCTGCGCGCGCAAATCAATTTCGAGGTCGCTGGCTTTCGGGCTGGCGACGGTGAGCATCAACGCCGCTGTGTCGCCGAAATCCTTGATGAAGTTGATCGGCCCCGCGCCATCGGGCAAATCACGGATGCCGTCCAGTTTGAGTTTGATGTCGTCGAGTTCCTTGCCCGTCTCTTTCAGGTTTTCATCCAGATCGAGATAGACCACCGACAAGCCGGTGCGCGAGATGGATTCGATCTTCGTGACCTTGGCGTTGGTGGCAATTTGCGTCTCGAGTTTTTTGGTGACGAGTTGTTCGACCTTTTCCGCGCTCGCCCCGCGCCAGGGCGTCAGGGCGACCGCCGTGCGCACCTGCACTTCGGGGTCTTTGCGCCGCGGCATTTGCAGGTAGCCATACACGCCCCACAAACAGGTGGCGATGAGCAGCACCCAGGCGACGTGGCGTGTCTCGACAAAGAAGCGCGACGTGTTATGCGTTTTGTTGATGATGTCTGCGTCGTTGCGATGTTGTGACATTTGGTTTCTCCTGGGAGGAGATGCTGGATGCTAGATGCTGAATGCGGGGAAAGACCCGAAACGTTAGGCTCTGTTCCTAGCATCTAGCATCCAGCATCTAGCATCTGGCATCTTTGGGTTACGGAATGATTTGCACTGCTTGCCCGTCGAGCGTGAGTGTTGCGCCGGTCGTAATGACGCGCTCGCCCGCGCGCACGCCGTCGAGCACGACCATCGTGTTGCCGAGCGCTTCGCCCAGCTTGACGGTGCGTGTGCGCGCGATGGCTTGGCCGCCTTTGTCTTCCACCACGAACACGGCGTATTGGCCGGCCTGCTCGGCCTGACTAGATTGCCCTTTGGCGCGCACGATGGCGGTGACGGGCACGACGGTGACTGGTTCGGCGGGCGCGGCGGCGACTTCGAGCGCCGCGATCATGCCGGATTTGAGCAGGCGGCGCGGATTGGGAATCGTGACTTCGATTTCAAAGACGCGGCTCTTGGGATCGGCGGCGGGGGCGATGCGCGTGATCTGGCCTGACAGTTCTGTGCCCGGCAACGACTCGGTCGTGACGGTCAGCGCCGCGCCCAATTGCAGCTTCGCCACAGCCAGGTCGGGCACGCCGAAAACAGCCTTGACCGAATTCAAATCGGCGACGGTGAACCCCGTTTTGCCGGCGGAAACGAGCGTGCCGATTTCCACTTCTTTTTTCAGCACGACGGCATTGAGTGGCGCGCGCAACGCGGTGTCTTGCAGCGGAATCGTCGCTTCGCTGATGA is part of the Acidobacteriota bacterium genome and encodes:
- a CDS encoding protein kinase translates to MTATGRWQPSENICQGESDLPADQRETDLVLLGAEDDPLRTAVDTLLLRHTQAGESVETELLTDDPLIGRRVGAYRLVREIGRGGMGAVYLGARADNEFRKQVAVKLIKRGMDSDFILRRFRRERQILASLDHPHIARLLDGGTTADGLPYFVMEHIEGQPLYRH
- a CDS encoding protein kinase, which gives rise to MFQLICEAVQFAHQNLVVHRDIKPSNILVTADGAPRLLDFGIAKLLQPELAADTIDVTGTALRMMTPEYASPEQVRGERAKPTSDVYSLGTVLYELLTGQRPLRLRSRAMHEIARVVCEEEPELPSASLTRADHLTLPGALTLDAIYHARGADLETLQRELAGNLDRIVLKALRKDPRQRYQSAAELREDIARHLDGRPISAPVYIPDPRATRPLPAPREQASGTTSIAILPLKLLAFPVQEDTGEKYLSVGFADALITRLSNVRSLAVRPTSSVLRYGDDTADPLAAGRELKVDFVLDGRIKRTGDRMRVSLQLLDVRQGASAWAQQFDERFTDVLSLEDAVTAQVAKVLVPRLTGEERRQLNKRGTNDPAAFEAYLRGRYHWNTFTEEGFAKALVAYHQAIALDPQYALPYAGIADYYNWLGVYGVLPPHECYRAASAAAAKAIELDRELSEGYAALGFAVLVGDYDWARGEEACRRAIELNPHNAHAHICYSLQLTMEGRFEEGLAHARRGLELDPLTPYNGHNLGWCLYFARRFDESVAQYRRVIAAHPLYPMAHYGLSWTLRLMGAREEALSEAKRWVELSNEGPLVLLLYGQALAAAGLREEAAAILDKLMGIATERYISFYLVALIHCLLGNNEKTLECLERACTEREAWLVWLAVEPAFDGLRNDPHLGPRFAALLQQTNNPAASWETRGCAANTT
- a CDS encoding efflux RND transporter permease subunit, translating into MSQHRNDADIINKTHNTSRFFVETRHVAWVLLIATCLWGVYGYLQMPRRKDPEVQVRTAVALTPWRGASAEKVEQLVTKKLETQIATNAKVTKIESISRTGLSVVYLDLDENLKETGKELDDIKLKLDGIRDLPDGAGPINFIKDFGDTAALMLTVASPKASDLEIDLRAQAIQPALEQARAQASVAGERAALIVCLPQAASGDASDSVQLVRKHRDLFVEYLKEQHVLSDARPLEGAGFIGVDGAVSVDDAALRQASARFMHERLQAAEFHPDAWPMAVIRNPQETRTKLAAVAGDKYSYRELDQFTDLIEKSLKTLPTVSKVSRTGLLDERVFLYYSQERLAAYGIQNGKLPDILNARNITLPGGQLEVEGKNLSIDPTGEFKSEKEIGDVAVGTSANGAPVYLRDLADVVRGYNSPPTFLNYYNWRDAKGEWQRTRAITLAAQMRSGEQIDKFGAGVDATLADLKKRLPADLVMARTSDQPLQVRENLDLFMNSLYEAIILVVIVSLIGFWEWRSAALMALSMPITLLMTFGLMHALGIDLQQVSVASLIIALGLLVDDPVVAGDAIKRGLADGQPSVISAWLGPTKLASAIMYATVTNIVAYLPFLLMSGATSEFIYSLPVVLTCSLVASRLVSMTFIPLLGYYLLRPKAEPSLAERRTKGFAAFYYRVGNAAINHRWKFLAGALAFLVLGGFFGSQLKQSFFPKDLSYLSYVDVWLPEDAPLTATNEAAHRAEEVIRRVTKEYGEEHKEGDVLKSLTTFIGGGGPRFWFSVAPELQQLNYAQIIIQVKDKHDTGHLIAPLQKALNAEVAGARVDVRQLESGKAVGLPVQIRLSGEDIATLRAQAEQVKALLRATPFATRVRDDWGDESFTVKLQTDADRANLAGVTNYDVAAASSTAITGQKVTTLREGDKQIPVVARLRMEERAQLADLNNLYVYAAQGTTRVPLGQVSSIAHGMQTEKLRRRNQFRTITVSCFPKDGHLPSEVMKAVKENLAAFGAKPPPGYQMEIGGEQEDQIKGFKDLTVVLMISIVAIFLALVFQFKHTVKPLIVFAAIPFGMVGALAALWVMGSPFGFMAFLGCVSLVGVIVSHVIVLFDFIEEAHEHGAPLREALLDAGIMRLRPVLITVGATVIALFPLASHGGPLWEPMCYAQIGGLSVATFVTLLLVPVLYAIFVLDLKLVKWETPEQATEHPAADGFAPSGSDLLGVAHTES